A window of the Tunturibacter empetritectus genome harbors these coding sequences:
- a CDS encoding ribonuclease R family protein, which translates to MAHTPYPQTDRELMRLIERSPGHRAGYKQLIRELGLSGGRERRLLLEQLARITARGELVKVDSEQWSLPTATPEKTKRVKRGGVEMPVEHRATRDKLLAGRLDLHRDGYGFVRPNGSVDRSDDLFIPPNELNGAMQGDEVLVDEAPPGRDGRRSGRIARVLNRRNPTVVGIFHYAKTHRGGGLWESAPMINGNYITPLDERMTQAILIPEGAEIASAPKKTPHRVLGEEAVAQQSHWSEELDPHRPLEGLAVDVEITDFPTVGRPARGRIIEVLGPPDAFGVDVEIIIRKHHLPHVFPANVLAEATASAEQTVATLDTDEIRQRRDFRGLNIVTIDGETARDFDDAVLVTPLSNGNWELQVHIADVSHYVRPGTALDLEARLRGTSVYFPDRAIPMLPSQLSSGMCSLRPDEDRLVLSCVMEIDGRGEVLGYEICEGIIRSVKRMTYTQIQGVIDGNVETRSEFAELVPEFERMYELALKLNAKRHRRGSIDFDLPEPVIQFDPDGNMEAIVRSQRGWSHRLIEEFMLSANECVATWIESQGVASVYRIHEVPDPKRIVDFEETASQFGYSLGFSSLPVKRIQTKGDRRDARGTSRQTKTHEVAESIPVTPQMYQKLTAKIAGKAEERILSYLMLRSLKQARYSEKNVGHFALASPSYTHFTSPIRRYPDLIVHRLLRELIRSGVDTQGAAILSNSPQPWGEARVKGPSEKSERSVLEGPIPEAELGAIAAESSQSERRADDAERELIEWKKIKFMQDRVGEDFNAIILSCTKYGFFVELDSLFIEGLVPLTSLQDDRYMFRDTDRQIVGTRNGRVFKMGQRVHVLLDRIDRQQRRLQFALLPGEGESVLRAPRKSKTAASANGERPHSSPNRSGKKGKTKSKARERNKKSRGKRR; encoded by the coding sequence ATGGCACATACACCCTATCCACAAACTGACCGCGAGTTGATGAGGTTGATTGAGCGCTCTCCGGGCCATCGGGCTGGGTACAAGCAGCTGATCCGTGAACTGGGATTGAGCGGTGGACGTGAGCGTCGGTTGTTGTTAGAGCAACTCGCGCGGATCACGGCGCGGGGAGAGTTGGTGAAGGTTGATAGTGAGCAGTGGAGTCTGCCAACGGCAACGCCGGAGAAGACGAAACGTGTAAAGCGTGGTGGTGTCGAGATGCCGGTGGAGCATCGGGCCACGCGGGATAAGCTGCTGGCGGGGCGGCTGGATCTGCATCGAGATGGCTACGGATTTGTGCGGCCCAATGGGAGCGTGGATCGAAGCGATGACCTCTTCATCCCACCGAATGAGCTGAACGGTGCGATGCAAGGGGACGAAGTTCTGGTGGATGAAGCGCCTCCGGGTCGAGATGGCCGGAGGTCAGGCCGAATTGCCCGGGTACTGAATCGAAGAAATCCCACGGTAGTAGGGATCTTTCATTATGCGAAGACGCATCGCGGGGGAGGCCTTTGGGAGAGCGCTCCCATGATCAACGGAAACTACATTACGCCGTTGGATGAACGGATGACGCAGGCGATTTTGATTCCGGAGGGTGCAGAGATTGCCTCAGCGCCGAAGAAGACGCCACATCGCGTTCTAGGTGAAGAAGCAGTGGCGCAACAATCTCATTGGTCGGAAGAGCTAGACCCGCATAGGCCACTCGAAGGGCTTGCTGTCGATGTGGAGATCACCGATTTTCCAACTGTTGGAAGGCCAGCGCGCGGACGGATCATTGAAGTCTTAGGGCCACCGGATGCTTTCGGGGTTGATGTGGAAATCATTATCCGTAAACATCATTTACCGCATGTCTTCCCTGCCAACGTGCTCGCCGAGGCGACGGCGTCTGCAGAACAGACTGTCGCCACGCTGGACACCGATGAAATCAGGCAGCGCAGGGATTTTCGTGGACTGAACATCGTAACGATTGATGGGGAGACTGCTCGGGACTTCGACGACGCGGTACTGGTAACGCCGCTGTCGAATGGAAACTGGGAGCTACAGGTTCATATCGCAGATGTCAGTCATTATGTGAGACCAGGTACGGCACTTGATCTCGAGGCTCGCCTGCGGGGGACGTCTGTTTATTTTCCAGACCGTGCGATTCCAATGCTCCCGTCTCAGCTTTCAAGCGGCATGTGCAGTCTTCGACCCGATGAGGATCGCCTGGTCCTGAGTTGCGTCATGGAGATCGATGGGCGCGGCGAGGTGTTGGGATACGAGATCTGTGAGGGAATCATTCGCAGCGTCAAACGAATGACTTACACACAAATTCAGGGCGTAATTGATGGCAACGTCGAGACGCGGTCGGAGTTTGCCGAACTTGTCCCGGAGTTCGAACGGATGTATGAGTTGGCGCTGAAGCTCAATGCGAAACGGCATCGCCGCGGATCGATTGACTTCGATCTTCCCGAACCGGTGATTCAATTTGATCCAGATGGAAACATGGAGGCGATCGTACGGTCACAGCGCGGGTGGTCGCACCGATTGATTGAAGAGTTCATGTTGTCGGCGAACGAATGTGTCGCGACCTGGATCGAGTCCCAAGGTGTGGCAAGCGTGTATCGCATTCACGAGGTTCCGGACCCGAAGCGGATTGTCGATTTTGAAGAGACGGCGAGCCAATTTGGTTACTCTCTGGGCTTCAGCAGCCTGCCTGTAAAACGGATTCAAACGAAGGGCGACCGGCGTGATGCGCGTGGGACTAGCAGGCAGACGAAGACGCATGAGGTGGCGGAGTCGATTCCGGTAACGCCGCAGATGTATCAGAAGTTGACGGCGAAGATTGCGGGAAAAGCGGAGGAGAGGATACTCTCGTACCTCATGCTGCGGTCGTTGAAGCAGGCGCGCTACAGCGAAAAGAATGTAGGACACTTTGCGCTGGCAAGTCCCAGCTATACTCATTTCACTTCCCCGATCCGGCGCTATCCGGATTTGATCGTGCATCGGTTGCTGCGGGAGCTCATTCGAAGCGGTGTAGATACCCAGGGGGCGGCGATTCTGTCCAACTCTCCTCAGCCGTGGGGAGAGGCACGGGTTAAAGGGCCTTCCGAGAAATCTGAACGATCGGTTTTAGAAGGGCCGATACCCGAGGCTGAGCTTGGTGCGATTGCTGCGGAGTCAAGCCAGTCCGAGAGACGGGCCGATGATGCAGAGCGTGAGCTGATCGAGTGGAAGAAGATCAAGTTCATGCAAGACCGTGTGGGTGAAGACTTCAACGCCATCATACTTTCCTGCACGAAGTACGGCTTCTTTGTGGAACTGGACAGCCTCTTCATTGAAGGGCTAGTGCCTCTCACTTCACTGCAAGACGATCGCTACATGTTTCGCGACACAGACAGACAAATCGTCGGAACCCGCAATGGCCGTGTGTTCAAGATGGGGCAGCGGGTGCACGTGCTGCTGGATCGCATAGATCGTCAGCAGCGGCGGCTGCAATTCGCGCTGCTGCCTGGAGAAGGGGAGTCTGTTCTGCGTGCGCCTCGTAAATCGAAGACCGCTGCCAGTGCAAACGGAGAACGGCCTCACTCCAGTCCTAACCGTTCGGGGAAGAAGGGCAAGACGAAGTCAAAGGCTCGGGAACGAAATAAGAAATCGAGGGGTAAACGGCGTTAG
- the tyrS gene encoding tyrosine--tRNA ligase codes for MPTFASLEDQLDLITKGAAEIVPLESLKERISKSIATGVPMRIKAGFDPTAPDLHLGHTVLLRKLKHFQALGHTVIFLIGDSTALIGDPTGRNVTRKPLTREQIAANAETYKEQVFKILDPEKTEVRYNSEWLDKLSYYDMVKLMAQFTVSQMLEREEFHKRFSEEQPIGLHEFIYPIAQGYDSVALECDVELGGTDQKFNLMRGRDLQKHFGQSQQIVLMTSIIEGLDGVQKMSKSLGNAIGVHEPSGEMYGKLMSISDELMWKYWTMLTDLRGSEIAQMQTDVVAGALHPMQAKKNLAWTITQDFHSKQEADAAAESWAKMFQQRGISEDVPAIKIALGADGLAILLDSKDGSAVRLPKLLQLAGLAASTGEATRKIAENAVSVDGEKYSGKSLEGVKAGSSHTLRLGKKSIRVEWVS; via the coding sequence ATGCCTACGTTCGCTTCGCTTGAGGACCAGCTTGATTTGATCACTAAAGGTGCCGCGGAGATTGTTCCGCTGGAATCACTGAAAGAGCGCATTTCCAAGTCGATTGCTACTGGAGTACCGATGCGGATCAAGGCGGGGTTTGACCCGACTGCTCCAGACCTGCACCTGGGACATACCGTTCTGCTTAGAAAGTTGAAGCACTTTCAGGCTCTGGGACATACGGTGATCTTCCTGATCGGCGATTCGACTGCATTGATCGGCGATCCGACCGGGCGCAACGTAACTCGCAAGCCGCTGACGCGGGAGCAGATCGCGGCCAATGCGGAGACCTATAAAGAGCAAGTGTTCAAGATTCTCGACCCCGAGAAGACCGAGGTTCGATACAACTCCGAATGGCTGGACAAGCTCAGCTACTACGACATGGTGAAGTTGATGGCGCAGTTCACGGTATCGCAGATGCTGGAACGTGAGGAGTTTCATAAGCGCTTTAGCGAAGAGCAGCCGATTGGGCTTCACGAGTTCATCTATCCGATCGCGCAGGGCTACGACTCTGTGGCGTTGGAGTGCGACGTGGAGTTGGGTGGGACCGATCAGAAGTTTAATCTGATGCGAGGGCGCGATTTACAGAAACACTTCGGGCAATCCCAGCAGATAGTGCTGATGACCTCGATTATCGAGGGGTTGGATGGCGTCCAGAAGATGTCGAAGTCGCTAGGCAATGCAATCGGTGTACATGAGCCGTCGGGTGAGATGTATGGAAAGCTGATGTCGATCTCCGATGAGCTGATGTGGAAGTATTGGACGATGCTCACGGATCTGCGGGGTTCAGAGATTGCGCAGATGCAGACTGATGTTGTCGCCGGGGCGCTCCATCCGATGCAGGCGAAAAAGAATCTGGCATGGACGATTACTCAAGATTTTCATTCAAAGCAAGAGGCGGACGCGGCGGCTGAGAGCTGGGCGAAGATGTTTCAGCAACGCGGGATTAGCGAAGACGTGCCGGCGATAAAGATTGCCCTTGGTGCTGACGGACTCGCTATTCTGCTTGATTCGAAAGATGGTTCGGCGGTTCGTCTGCCGAAGCTCTTGCAGCTTGCTGGGCTTGCTGCCTCTACAGGAGAAGCGACGCGCAAGATCGCGGAGAATGCAGTCAGTGTGGACGGCGAGAAGTATAGCGGCAAGTCGCTTGAGGGTGTGAAGGCCGGTAGCTCGCATACATTGCGGCTAGGTAAGAAAAGCATTCGAGTGGAGTGGGTGAGCTAA
- the ychF gene encoding redox-regulated ATPase YchF has product MPLNCGIVGLPNVGKSTIFNALTSAKAQAANYPFCTIDPNTGVVTVPDERLAKISDLIKPKSLVPTSMEFIDIAGLVEGASKGEGLGNQFLGHIRATDAVAHVVRCFDDPEVIHVAGGVNPLHDIDIINTELLLADLDTVEKRNTKVERAAKASSDSKIKAEHAMLQKLLAALNAGKPARTADLTEEEKLLSRELFLITAKPQLYVANVDESGLIEGNSYTAAVEKRAEEEGSQVVRICGALESEIAQLEPTERDEFLKDMGLSEPGLNRLIHSAYRLLDLITYFTAGVQEVRAWTIRRGTKAPGAAGVIHSDFEKGFIKADCYASDDLFKYGSEQAVKEKGLLRSEGKEYVVKDGDILFFKFNV; this is encoded by the coding sequence ATGCCATTGAACTGCGGAATCGTTGGTCTTCCCAACGTCGGAAAATCAACGATCTTCAACGCCCTTACCTCGGCCAAGGCGCAAGCCGCCAACTATCCCTTCTGCACGATCGACCCCAACACCGGTGTTGTTACCGTGCCCGATGAGCGACTGGCCAAAATCTCCGATCTCATCAAGCCCAAGTCTCTCGTACCTACTTCTATGGAGTTTATCGACATCGCAGGACTCGTTGAAGGAGCCTCCAAAGGGGAAGGCCTCGGCAACCAGTTTCTGGGCCACATCCGCGCCACCGATGCCGTCGCACACGTAGTTCGTTGCTTCGACGATCCTGAGGTCATCCACGTGGCCGGCGGAGTCAATCCACTGCATGACATCGATATCATCAACACTGAACTGCTGCTCGCCGACCTCGATACTGTTGAAAAGCGCAACACAAAAGTCGAGCGCGCTGCGAAAGCATCGAGTGATAGCAAGATCAAGGCTGAGCACGCCATGCTGCAGAAACTTCTGGCGGCTCTCAATGCTGGTAAACCCGCCCGCACCGCGGATCTTACCGAAGAAGAAAAGCTCCTGTCCCGCGAACTCTTTCTCATCACGGCGAAGCCTCAGCTTTACGTTGCAAACGTCGACGAGTCAGGTCTCATCGAAGGCAACTCGTACACTGCTGCAGTTGAAAAGCGCGCCGAAGAAGAGGGCAGCCAGGTAGTGCGTATCTGCGGCGCACTCGAATCGGAGATTGCGCAGTTAGAACCTACTGAGCGCGACGAGTTTCTCAAAGACATGGGCCTCTCAGAGCCCGGTCTCAACCGGCTTATTCACTCTGCTTACCGTCTCCTCGATCTCATTACTTACTTCACGGCGGGCGTCCAGGAGGTTAGAGCTTGGACTATCCGTCGCGGCACGAAGGCACCTGGCGCAGCAGGCGTCATTCACTCGGACTTTGAAAAAGGATTTATCAAAGCCGATTGCTACGCCTCCGATGACCTTTTCAAATATGGCAGCGAACAGGCCGTCAAGGAAAAAGGTTTACTCCGTTCCGAAGGTAAAGAATATGTTGTCAAAGATGGTGACATTCTCTTTTTCAAGTTCAACGTCTAA
- a CDS encoding VWA domain-containing protein — translation MQLRLRVFVTFVGVWTSAAFAQTTLHTTTTLVVVPTLVQTPGKELVYSLKADDFVLTDNGVPQKVTLEEETQRPLSLVVLIQTSGDARGQFPSYANLDTMLGSLIGGAPNEVSIVNFDSKPEAASPFTSNVAEWGEAIDHPDVGDKGAAIFDGISFGLDLLSKRPIRNRRAILLISQEHDDGSKAPMKDIVRELGETNTAIYSVTFSAEKTAARQAFKDPAHLNPPLHVGEGDYQAYFNLSEPLRLIFGAMRKNTSAELATLSGGEWTSFDNLGELTQDLGVLTNHLHNSYVLSFTPTSAAPGLHTISVRLARHPEMLVSARSNYWAAEAESNKQRNFDK, via the coding sequence ATGCAGTTGAGACTTCGAGTATTCGTTACTTTCGTTGGTGTTTGGACCAGCGCGGCATTTGCGCAGACTACGCTGCATACCACTACGACGCTGGTGGTTGTGCCGACGCTGGTGCAGACTCCAGGCAAAGAGCTGGTGTATTCGCTGAAGGCGGATGATTTTGTGCTGACGGATAACGGAGTTCCGCAGAAGGTGACGTTGGAGGAGGAGACGCAGAGGCCGCTATCGCTGGTAGTGCTGATACAGACCAGTGGGGATGCGCGGGGGCAGTTTCCGAGTTATGCGAATCTCGACACGATGCTGGGTTCGCTGATAGGTGGGGCGCCGAACGAGGTGTCGATTGTGAACTTCGACAGCAAGCCAGAGGCGGCGTCCCCGTTTACGTCGAATGTTGCGGAGTGGGGGGAGGCGATCGATCATCCGGATGTGGGAGATAAAGGGGCGGCAATCTTCGATGGAATTTCGTTTGGATTGGATCTCCTGTCGAAACGGCCTATCCGAAATCGGCGGGCGATTCTGCTGATCAGCCAGGAGCATGACGATGGAAGCAAGGCCCCGATGAAAGATATCGTGCGTGAGCTGGGAGAGACGAATACTGCGATCTATAGCGTGACTTTTTCAGCAGAGAAGACGGCGGCGCGGCAGGCTTTCAAAGATCCAGCGCATCTGAATCCGCCATTGCATGTTGGGGAAGGCGATTACCAGGCTTACTTCAATTTGAGTGAGCCGTTGCGGCTGATCTTTGGCGCGATGCGGAAGAATACTTCGGCGGAGTTGGCTACGTTGTCCGGGGGAGAGTGGACTAGCTTCGACAATCTTGGGGAGCTGACGCAGGACCTAGGCGTGCTGACGAACCATCTGCACAACAGCTACGTGCTTAGCTTTACACCTACATCTGCGGCCCCTGGGCTGCATACGATCAGCGTGCGGCTAGCGCGGCATCCGGAGATGCTGGTTTCGGCCAGAAGCAACTACTGGGCGGCGGAGGCTGAGAGTAACAAACAACGAAACTTTGACAAATAA
- a CDS encoding DinB family protein, whose translation MRQILSMCVIAALFVSVAMGQTPAVPTGPTGPAAEVQRGYAAQKGNILKSADKMPESDYQFKPTPEVRTYARVVNHVTEAQLRTCGAVNRTAAADLAKVPADTADKAAIVEGLKASFAECDKAFAAVTDANLGDMFEVFNAKRSRIGIMWGTVSHDNEQYATLALYLRLKGLVPPTSEK comes from the coding sequence ATGCGGCAGATACTTTCGATGTGCGTGATAGCAGCGTTATTTGTTTCTGTGGCGATGGGTCAGACGCCGGCGGTTCCAACTGGACCGACCGGGCCTGCAGCTGAGGTACAACGTGGTTATGCGGCTCAGAAAGGTAACATCCTGAAGTCCGCCGATAAGATGCCGGAGAGCGACTACCAGTTCAAGCCGACGCCTGAGGTACGAACCTATGCGCGCGTGGTCAACCATGTGACAGAGGCGCAGCTCCGTACATGCGGCGCGGTAAATCGCACAGCGGCCGCCGATCTTGCGAAGGTTCCAGCGGATACTGCAGATAAAGCAGCCATCGTCGAAGGACTGAAGGCCTCGTTCGCAGAGTGCGATAAGGCGTTCGCCGCAGTAACGGATGCAAATCTGGGCGATATGTTTGAGGTGTTCAACGCGAAACGATCGCGCATCGGGATCATGTGGGGAACAGTGTCGCATGACAACGAACAGTACGCGACGCTTGCGCTCTATCTGCGATTGAAAGGACTGGTGCCACCGACCAGCGAGAAATAA
- a CDS encoding DinB family protein, which yields MRRVLVSLMVFVVASSIFALGQQEKPMTLKAVLLEQLRTTHNKAEWFVPANTAVAGLTPAQASWTDKSGNHSVGQLANHLVFWDRDMLAKFKGETPAKFDGNNDETFNNFDAKSWDTTVKQLDQVMTDWESAVEAADDAKVSLWASRIAHVGTHNAYHIGQMVYVRKLQGVWDPNKGVK from the coding sequence ATGAGGCGAGTTCTGGTTAGTCTGATGGTGTTCGTTGTGGCTTCGTCTATCTTTGCGCTGGGGCAGCAGGAGAAGCCGATGACGCTGAAGGCCGTTCTGCTGGAGCAGCTGCGGACGACGCACAACAAGGCGGAGTGGTTCGTTCCGGCGAATACCGCGGTGGCGGGGCTGACTCCGGCACAGGCAAGCTGGACGGACAAGAGCGGGAATCATTCGGTGGGACAGCTGGCGAATCATCTTGTCTTCTGGGATCGAGATATGCTCGCGAAGTTCAAGGGTGAGACGCCGGCGAAGTTCGATGGCAACAATGACGAGACGTTCAACAACTTCGACGCCAAGAGCTGGGACACGACAGTAAAGCAGCTGGACCAGGTGATGACCGATTGGGAGAGTGCGGTGGAGGCGGCAGATGACGCGAAGGTCTCGCTCTGGGCCTCGAGGATCGCGCATGTTGGCACGCACAACGCGTATCACATCGGGCAGATGGTCTACGTGCGGAAGCTGCAGGGCGTATGGGATCCGAATAAAGGCGTTAAGTAG
- a CDS encoding DUF4136 domain-containing protein, which produces MKSSAKILLLVAVTFLFPLIGHSQSVVVDWDHNISNFSDFKTYAWVKPTRPTSNPLMDQRIVAAIDSQLAEKGMRKVEQSPDVFVTYGAGVSQQHQAVATGMGGGWRRGGGMATVNQYVTNVGTLVVDINDGKTKELAWRGAAKDTLSDKPDKNSQKIDKAVAKMFKKYPPSGK; this is translated from the coding sequence ATGAAGTCAAGCGCGAAGATTCTTTTGCTGGTGGCTGTTACCTTCCTGTTTCCGCTAATTGGTCATTCGCAGTCGGTGGTTGTGGACTGGGACCACAACATCAGTAACTTCTCAGACTTCAAGACTTACGCCTGGGTAAAACCGACGCGTCCGACATCGAATCCCCTGATGGACCAGCGAATCGTTGCAGCGATCGACAGCCAGCTGGCAGAAAAAGGTATGAGGAAGGTCGAACAGTCTCCTGATGTGTTTGTGACCTATGGCGCGGGGGTCTCGCAGCAGCATCAGGCGGTGGCAACGGGGATGGGCGGCGGATGGAGGCGGGGTGGTGGCATGGCTACGGTGAACCAATATGTCACCAATGTGGGGACCTTGGTGGTGGATATCAACGACGGGAAGACGAAGGAGCTGGCCTGGCGTGGGGCAGCGAAGGACACTCTGTCCGATAAGCCGGACAAGAACAGCCAGAAGATCGATAAGGCTGTAGCGAAGATGTTCAAGAAGTATCCACCGAGCGGAAAGTAG
- a CDS encoding DNA topoisomerase IB: MPRKKQLQIVTDPEESAKAAGLRYVTDTKPGIQRKPWRKSFHYFNADGTPVHEAETLARIKSIVIPPAWKEVWICPNPKGHLQVTGRDARGRKQSRYHPRWREVRDETKYERMVVFGAALPAIRERVEHDLSTPGLPRPKVLATIVRLMETTLIRVGNEEYARQNHSYGLTTMRNKHVDVEGSTVTFNFQGKSGVKHTVDITDRRIAKIVQRCQDIPGYELFQYVDKDGTQHSIDSSDVNDYLREIAGQDFTAKDFRTWAGSVLACDLLHEFEAFESETQAKRNVVQAIKSVAARLGNTPSVCRKCYVHPAVLDSYMSGAMLKSVKRTIEEKDIDSSHELRQQESALLDVLRRQVDRAVA; this comes from the coding sequence ATGCCGCGAAAGAAACAGCTACAAATAGTCACCGATCCTGAGGAGTCAGCAAAAGCAGCAGGTCTGCGCTACGTCACCGACACGAAACCCGGAATTCAACGCAAACCCTGGCGCAAAAGTTTTCATTACTTCAACGCCGATGGAACCCCTGTGCATGAGGCCGAGACTTTAGCTCGCATCAAGTCCATCGTCATCCCTCCAGCTTGGAAAGAGGTATGGATCTGCCCTAATCCAAAAGGACATCTCCAGGTCACCGGTCGCGACGCAAGGGGGAGAAAGCAGAGCCGCTACCATCCCCGCTGGCGCGAAGTCCGCGACGAGACCAAGTACGAGCGCATGGTCGTCTTCGGAGCCGCCCTGCCAGCTATCCGGGAGCGGGTAGAACACGACCTCTCAACACCCGGTCTGCCTCGTCCAAAGGTTTTGGCCACCATCGTTCGTCTCATGGAGACAACCCTCATCCGCGTCGGCAACGAGGAGTACGCTCGCCAAAACCACTCCTACGGCCTAACCACAATGCGAAATAAACACGTTGATGTCGAGGGCTCTACCGTAACCTTCAACTTCCAGGGTAAGAGCGGAGTCAAACATACCGTCGACATAACTGATCGCCGCATCGCAAAGATCGTCCAACGGTGTCAGGACATACCCGGATATGAGCTATTTCAGTACGTCGACAAAGATGGTACTCAGCACTCCATCGATTCATCCGACGTCAATGACTATCTCCGCGAGATCGCGGGGCAGGACTTCACCGCAAAAGACTTCCGCACCTGGGCCGGGAGCGTACTGGCTTGCGACTTGCTGCATGAGTTCGAGGCATTCGAATCCGAAACGCAAGCTAAGCGAAACGTAGTTCAGGCAATCAAATCCGTCGCCGCGCGACTCGGCAACACACCATCTGTCTGTAGAAAGTGTTACGTGCACCCCGCAGTTCTCGACTCCTATATGAGCGGAGCGATGCTGAAGAGTGTTAAACGCACCATCGAAGAGAAAGACATTGACTCCTCCCACGAGCTACGACAACAGGAGTCCGCTCTTCTGGATGTTCTGCGTCGCCAGGTCGACCGTGCAGTTGCTTGA
- the asnS gene encoding asparagine--tRNA ligase: protein MSESVTTARTTSAPLATIASLSAHEGRTVTLRGWLYNLRASGKLLFPIFRDGTGTIQGIVPKAAVSEEVFNTLKELTLESSLTVTGKVRADSRAPSGYELDVESIEVLQRVPEDTPFPISLKEHGVDFLMEHRHLWLRTPRQSAILRVRATIMRAAAEYFDTNSFIRTDPPILTPNACEGTSELFEMDYFDDDKAYLTQSGQLYIEATALALGKVYSFGPTFRAEKSKTRRHLTEFWMIEPEVAFLELDGLLNLAEAFITHIVTRVLESHRADLKVIGKDIAKLEAVIAPDSPEAPRNEALILSAAKDPEDAEPGTAVQNLSGATAQTSAGTPNRFPRLSYDEAHAMLEKAFAEGKLEAPHKYGDDFGSPDETYISSQFSKPVMIHRYPAAFKAFYMQPDPLDPTKALCVDVLAPEGYGEIIGGSQRIHDYDLLKSRIEQHDLPLAAFQWYLDLRKYGSVPHAGFGMGIERAVAWICGLDHVRETIPFARTLNRIYP from the coding sequence ATGAGCGAATCTGTAACCACTGCCCGCACAACCTCCGCACCACTCGCCACCATCGCCTCCCTCTCCGCTCACGAAGGCCGAACCGTCACCCTCCGCGGCTGGCTCTACAACCTCCGCGCCTCGGGCAAGCTCCTCTTTCCCATCTTTCGCGACGGCACCGGCACCATTCAGGGCATCGTCCCCAAGGCCGCCGTCTCCGAAGAGGTCTTCAACACGCTCAAAGAACTAACCCTGGAATCCAGCCTCACCGTAACCGGCAAAGTCCGTGCCGACAGCCGCGCCCCCAGTGGCTACGAACTAGACGTGGAAAGCATCGAAGTCCTCCAGCGCGTCCCCGAAGACACCCCCTTCCCCATCTCCCTCAAAGAGCACGGCGTCGACTTCCTCATGGAGCATCGCCACCTTTGGCTCCGCACCCCGCGCCAGTCCGCCATCCTGCGCGTCCGAGCCACTATCATGCGCGCGGCAGCCGAGTACTTCGACACCAACAGCTTCATCCGCACCGACCCGCCCATCCTCACCCCCAACGCCTGCGAAGGCACCTCTGAGCTCTTCGAGATGGACTACTTCGACGACGACAAGGCCTACCTCACCCAATCCGGCCAGCTTTACATCGAAGCCACCGCCCTCGCCCTCGGCAAGGTCTACAGCTTCGGCCCCACCTTCCGCGCAGAAAAATCCAAGACCCGCCGCCACCTCACCGAGTTCTGGATGATCGAACCCGAGGTCGCCTTCCTCGAGCTCGACGGCCTCCTCAACCTCGCCGAAGCCTTCATCACCCACATCGTCACCCGCGTCCTCGAGTCGCACCGCGCCGACCTTAAAGTCATTGGCAAAGACATCGCCAAACTCGAAGCCGTCATCGCACCCGACTCTCCCGAGGCCCCCCGAAATGAGGCCCTCATCCTGAGCGCAGCGAAGGACCCCGAGGATGCTGAACCCGGCACAGCCGTTCAGAACCTTTCCGGCGCGACTGCGCAAACTTCGGCTGGCACCCCCAACCGCTTCCCGCGCCTAAGCTACGACGAAGCCCACGCCATGCTCGAAAAGGCCTTCGCCGAAGGCAAGCTCGAAGCCCCCCACAAGTACGGCGACGACTTCGGCAGCCCCGACGAGACCTACATCTCCAGCCAGTTCTCCAAGCCAGTCATGATCCACCGCTACCCCGCCGCCTTCAAGGCCTTCTACATGCAGCCCGACCCGCTCGACCCCACCAAGGCCCTCTGCGTCGACGTCCTCGCCCCCGAGGGCTACGGCGAGATCATCGGCGGCTCCCAGCGCATCCACGACTACGACCTCCTCAAATCCCGCATCGAGCAGCACGACCTGCCCCTCGCCGCCTTCCAGTGGTACCTCGACCTGCGCAAGTACGGCAGCGTCCCCCACGCCGGCTTCGGCATGGGCATCGAGCGCGCCGTAGCCTGGATCTGCGGCCTCGACCACGTCCGCGAAACCATCCCCTTCGCCCGGACCCTCAATCGCATCTACCCTTAG